The Novosphingobium sp. Gsoil 351 genome contains the following window.
AAGCGGCGTGCCTGGCGATCCGCGATATCCCATCGGTCAATGCTCAGATCGAAGGCGATGAGATCGTCTACTTCGACTACGTCGATCTGTCGGTGGCGGTCTCGGCACCCAATGGGCTGGTCGTCCCAGTGGTGCGCAATGCCGATGCGTTGTCGTTCGCCGGAATTGAAAAGGCCATCGGCGACCTTGGGCGCCGCGCCAAGGACGGCAGCCTGACGATGGAGGACATGGCCGGGGGCACCTTCACCATCTCCAACGGCGGGATTTTCGGCGGGCTGATGAGCACACCGATCATCAACCCTCCGCAGTCGGCGGTGCTCGGCCTCCACCGCATCGAAGACCGCCCGGTGGTCCGCGACGGCGAGATCGTGATCCGTCCGATGATGTATCTGGCGCTTAGCTACGACCATCGTCTGATCGACGGCCGCGAGGCGGTGACGGCCTTGAAGACGATCAAGGAAGCGATCGAGGATCCCACGCGCCTGCTGATCGATTTGTGAGACCCCGGATGGCTGACCAAACCTACGACTACGACGTTCTCGTCATCGGCGCCGGTCCGGGCGGTTACGTCGCCGCGATCCGCGCGGCGCAATTGGGGCTGAAGACCGCCTGCGCCGAGAGCCGCGCGACATTGGGCGGGACCTGCCTCAACGTCGGCTGCATTCCGTCCAAGGCGCTGCTCCACGGCAGCGAGTTCTTCGAGGAAGCGCACGACGGGACGCTGGCGAAATTCGGGGTCAAGATGTCGGGTGTCGAACTCGACCTGCCTGCGCTCCAGGCCGAGAAGGACAAGGCGGTCAAGGAGCTGACCGGGGGAATCGCGTTCCTGTTCAAAAAGAACAAGGTCGATTGGCTCAACGGGCGCGCGACGTTCGTCGACGCGCGTACGGTGAGCATCGACGGCAAGGCGGTAACGGCGAAGAATATCGTCATCGCGACCGGCTCATCGGTCACCCCGCTGCCTGGCGTGGAAGTCGACAATGTCCAAGGACTGATTGTCGATTCCACCGGCGGGCTCGCGCTCGACCGGGTGCCCAAACACATGGTGGTCATCGGCGGCGGGGTGATCGGGCTCGAGCTGGGCAGCGTTTGGCGGCGGCTCGGAGCCAAGGTCACGGTGGTCGAATTCCTCGACCAGCTTCTCCCCGGCATGGACGGCGAGGTCCGCAAGGAATCAGCCAAGTTGTTCAAGAAGCAGGGCATGGAGTTGCGCCTTTCGACCAAGGTTACCGGCGCGACGGTGAAGGGCAAGACCGTGACGCTAACCCTCGAGCCTTCGTCGGGCGGCGCTTCCGAATCGCTTGAGGCCGATTGCGTTCTCGTCTCGATCGGACGGCGACCCAACACCGAAGGGCTAGGCCTGGAAGCGCTCGGGCTGGAACTCAACAAGCGCGGGCAGATCGAG
Protein-coding sequences here:
- the lpdA gene encoding dihydrolipoyl dehydrogenase, producing the protein MADQTYDYDVLVIGAGPGGYVAAIRAAQLGLKTACAESRATLGGTCLNVGCIPSKALLHGSEFFEEAHDGTLAKFGVKMSGVELDLPALQAEKDKAVKELTGGIAFLFKKNKVDWLNGRATFVDARTVSIDGKAVTAKNIVIATGSSVTPLPGVEVDNVQGLIVDSTGGLALDRVPKHMVVIGGGVIGLELGSVWRRLGAKVTVVEFLDQLLPGMDGEVRKESAKLFKKQGMELRLSTKVTGATVKGKTVTLTLEPSSGGASESLEADCVLVSIGRRPNTEGLGLEALGLELNKRGQIETDDDFRTKIDGVWAIGDVIPGPMLAHKAEDEGIAVAENIAGQTGIVNHAVIPSVVYTMPEIAGVGLTEEDAKANGPIKVGKFPMTANSRAKTNREPDGFVKVIADAQTDRVVGVWIVASLAGTMIAEAALAMEFGATSEDIAYTCHAHPTHAEALKEAAMAVTGKPIHI